The genomic segment GCCACATGAGCTCGCCGACCAGCTCGCGGCGGCGGTCCTCGGGGATGGAGGGGTCGCTGGTCCTCCGGCGCACACCGCGGCGCTAGGGTCGGCCCATGGCCGCCCTCCAGACCCCGGCGACGCGTGCGGCCCGGGACGCGGGGATCGCGTTCACCGTGCACGAGTACCGCCACGACCCGCGTGCGGCCTCCTACGCCGGGGAGGCCGCCGAGGCGCTCGGGCTCGACCCCGCCCGCGTGTTCAAGACGCTGGTCGTGGCCGTCGGCGACGCGCTGGAGGTGTGCATCGTCGGCGCGGCCGACCAGCTCGACCTCCGCGCGGTCGGCAAGCGCGCGGTGATGGCCGACGTCGGCCGCGCCGAGCGCGTCACGGGCTACGTCGCGGGCGGCATCAGCCCGCTCGGCCAGCGCCGCCGCCTGCCCACGCACGTCGACGACACCGCGCTGCGCCACGACACCGTGTTCGTCAGCGCGGGCCGGCGCGGCCTGGAGATCGAGCTGTCGCCCGCCGACCTCGTCGAGCTCACGGGCGCCGACGTGCGCACCCTGCGCCGCACCTGACGCTTGATCCTGCGCATGTGCCGCAGGTGCGGCGCCGCGACAAGGTCCTCGTGTTCCTGCGGTCCTACGACGGCACCGTGGACGAGACGGTCGCCGTGCTCGACGGCGACGGCCGGGTCGTGGCCAAGCCGGGCACCGTCGGGTCACCCGTCGACCCGGGGCTGACGACGAGGGTCGTGCCGTTCAGCGACCTCGAGGCGGTGCCCGCCGCGCTGGCGCCCGGCGACGCGCACGCCGCCGTCGACCCGCTGCTCGACGACCTCGTCCACGCGGCGCTGCTGAACCGCGGGGTGAGCCGCGCGCCCGGCGGCTCAGGCCGTGGCGCGCAGCCGCGACGTCTGGCTCGTGGGCTGGCCGGCCGCGGCCGTGGCGTCCAGGCGCAGCGTCACGTCGAGGCCGCGGCGGCCCTGCAGGCCCTTGCGCAGCCGTGCGACGGCGGTGCGGCTGATCCTCAGCCGCACGATCTTCGACGTGCCCGCGGGGATCACGAGCTTCTGGACCGCGAGGTCGACCGACACCGGCC from the Baekduia soli genome contains:
- a CDS encoding aminoacyl-tRNA deacylase; the encoded protein is MAALQTPATRAARDAGIAFTVHEYRHDPRAASYAGEAAEALGLDPARVFKTLVVAVGDALEVCIVGAADQLDLRAVGKRAVMADVGRAERVTGYVAGGISPLGQRRRLPTHVDDTALRHDTVFVSAGRRGLEIELSPADLVELTGADVRTLRRT